The Bacteroidales bacterium genome includes a region encoding these proteins:
- the rplM gene encoding 50S ribosomal protein L13 — protein sequence MSTLSYKTVSANKATAQKQWVLVDAENQTVGRLASVIALVLRGKHRPDYTPHVDCGDNVVVINAEKVRFTGLKWDQKTYIHHTGYPGGQREIKVSELHKKNPCAVLERAVKGMLPKNRLGRRLFTNLHVYAGSEHKHEAQNPQIIDLSKIK from the coding sequence GTGAGTACATTAAGTTACAAAACAGTATCAGCTAATAAAGCAACTGCACAGAAGCAGTGGGTGCTTGTTGATGCTGAAAATCAAACAGTTGGTCGTTTGGCTTCAGTAATTGCATTAGTATTACGAGGCAAACATAGACCAGATTATACTCCTCACGTGGACTGTGGTGATAACGTTGTGGTAATCAATGCCGAAAAAGTTCGCTTTACAGGCTTAAAGTGGGATCAAAAAACCTACATCCACCACACAGGTTATCCCGGAGGACAGCGTGAAATCAAGGTGTCAGAACTTCATAAGAAGAACCCTTGTGCCGTATTAGAACGCGCTGTTAAAGGCATGTTGCCAAAAAACAGACTCGGACGTCGATTATTTACAAACCTTCATGTTTATGCAGGTAGCGAGCACAAACACGAAGCGCAAAATCCGCAAATAATTGATTTATCGAAAATTAAGTAG